The Ziziphus jujuba cultivar Dongzao chromosome 12, ASM3175591v1 sequence gagtaggggtcataccgacccgagtgacgaattccttggagataaatgaatgtgttgctcctgggtctataagtactaatgcatcattaccaaatatattcaacgtacctgccacgacgtccggtgtagctagggcctcctgctgggtcatcgcaaacactcgaccctgccctgtctgctggggcctccgtcctctacccctgctcggtccaacaggctgtgggactgatcccgatgaacctcctactgcataactccctcgggaactctgaccccgcgatccactggcctgatgtgatggtgggctcgcccctaacactcccgcctctccataagggcaatttctcttaatatgtcccgcctatccacactgaaagcacacaccctcaaactggcaaatcccatggtgtgctctattgcaacgtctgcagaatggcttggggctaaacccagagtgctgatatgagctcgtgccgccgctgatggaatggcgcgctggttggggcatacgatagccgcctctcctctgaaatctgcctcgagggctgaacccaccactgtctgagcctgaactatgactcttcttagatgccccctgtcgaggtaccccgctgtacgaaccttcgaacggtctgcgcctcgagggtctgtgtatctccgcctgtctctctagctcgagcgctgcatccctggcggactgataggtggggtgtactgacccagaaagggtgtagccgatactctcgttcaacccgtctatgaacctcaccttcttcgcgtgatcgtcgggaatcaagtgcatgcagaactctgacagctcccggaacctcct is a genomic window containing:
- the LOC132800200 gene encoding uncharacterized protein LOC132800200; this encodes MSRRDTRRTRERSAESSGSRSSLRDLVSQLTRALGGSSSSNRSVDQARRLGAVEFDGSQGPAAALKWLSSMEKILEEGMQCPDEDMVRISGFMLEGDPRKWWQMEKTRRRHTWDQFKIAFSTEFCPPAYREARRREFEGLRQGNMTVTEYERRFRELSEFCMHLIPDDHAKKVRFIDGLNESIGYTLSGSVHPTYQSARDAALELERQAEIHRPSRRRPFEGSYSGVPRQGASKKSHSSGSDSGGFSPRGRFQRRGGYRMPQPARHSISGGTSSYQHSGFSPKPFCRRCNRAHHGICQFEGVCFQCG